The Desmonostoc muscorum LEGE 12446 genome includes a region encoding these proteins:
- a CDS encoding IS630 family transposase (programmed frameshift) translates to MGARLRVFLTREQNKTLLNLRTAEVPQKVKDRAEIIRLNAHGWYVEKIAAHFNLTVQTVREVLHKWEKQGLKGLWEVPGRGRKSKWTEVDIVFLEKCLKEEPRTYNSLQLTQKLERDRSIKLSPDRLRRVLKKGVNWKRARKSHKRNQDPIARANKQSDLDILELSAAAGEIDLKYLDESGFCVWSEPGYTYYFKGEQKRLEQKKRRGRRLSIIGFFQPFISFVYGLVIGGVNRKSYIQMMEQEAADAQRTGRTRVIVQDNGPIHRCKEVQQLWKKWEYMGLYIFFLPKYCSEMNPIELEWQHLKKSELSGQIFDDELDLAYAVIDGVKARGQKGNYSTQRVKFNFNCSG, encoded by the exons ATGGGCGCTCGTCTAAGAGTATTTTTGACTCGTGAGCAAAACAAAACCCTATTAAATCTGAGAACAGCAGAGGTACCACAGAAGGTAAAAGATCGAGCAGAAATAATTAGGCTCAACGCACATGGCTGGTACGTGGAGAAAATAGCTGCTCACTTTAATTTGACTGTTCAAACGGTAAGAGAGGTTTTGCACAAATGGGAAAAACAAGGGCTGAAAGGGCTTTGGGAAGTACCAGGTCGAGGAAGAAAGTCAAAATGGACTGAAGTTGACATAGTGTTTTTGGAAAAATGCCTCAAAGAAGAACCACGTACATACAATAGTCTTCAACTCACCCAGAAATTAGAACGCGATCGCTCAATTAAACTGAGTCCCGATAGATTAAGACGGGTACTC AAAAAGGGGGTTAATTGGAAACGAGCAAGAAAGAGCCATAAACGAAACCAAGACCCGATAGCACGAGCAAATAAGCAATCAGACCTAGATATACTCGAATTATCTGCTGCTGCCGGAGAAATAGACCTCAAATATTTGGATGAATCAGGATTTTGTGTATGGAGCGAACCGGGTTATACCTATTACTTTAAGGGTGAACAAAAACGCTTAGAGCAAAAGAAGCGCCGTGGTCGGAGATTAAGTATTATTGGATTTTTTCAACCTTTTATCAGTTTTGTTTACGGTTTGGTGATCGGAGGTGTTAACCGCAAGTCTTATATCCAAATGATGGAACAAGAAGCGGCTGATGCCCAAAGAACGGGACGTACTAGGGTAATTGTGCAAGATAACGGGCCGATACATCGATGCAAGGAAGTTCAGCAGTTATGGAAAAAGTGGGAATACATGGGTTTGTACATCTTCTTTTTACCAAAATACTGTTCCGAAATGAATCCAATTGAATTGGAATGGCAACACCTAAAAAAATCGGAGCTATCTGGGCAAATATTTGATGATGAGTTAGACCTTGCTTATGCCGTTATCGATGGTGTTAAAGCTAGGGGACAGAAAGGTAACTACAGTACTCAGCGTGTAAAATTTAACTTTAATTGCTCTGGTTAA
- a CDS encoding type II toxin-antitoxin system HicB family antitoxin yields the protein MKFIITIFQDEDGMFIAECPSITGCVSQGKTEQEAEENIQEAIKECLEVRVEKGDCNESDNYWKVFHY from the coding sequence ATGAAGTTTATAATTACTATCTTTCAAGATGAAGATGGGATGTTTATTGCCGAATGTCCGTCTATTACCGGCTGTGTGAGTCAAGGAAAGACAGAACAAGAAGCAGAGGAAAATATTCAAGAAGCAATCAAGGAATGTTTAGAAGTAAGGGTTGAAAAAGGAGATTGCAATGAGTCAGACAATTATTGGAAAGTTTTTCACTATTAA
- the bchH gene encoding magnesium chelatase subunit H, translating into MKRIVLIAGFESFNADLYRKAAFLANSRCPQLDIRVFSDRDLTSKRLEVEAALDGADVFFGSLLFDYDQVVWLRDRIAQIPIRLVFESALELMSLTKLGDFAIGDKPKGMPKPVKFILDKFSNGREEDKLAGYISFLKIGPKLLKYVPVQKVQDLRNWLIIYGYWNAGGSENVASLFWTLAEKYLGLKVGDIPPPVETPNMGLLHPDYPGFFVSPREYLEWYKTYFKDAMNRVSTKPIIGILLYRKHVITKQPYIPQLIRRFEAAGLIPLPIFINGVEGHVAVRDWMTTDYEIGQRQLGNIQTPSLSSEAVKVDAIVSTIGFPLVGGPAGSMEAGRQVEVAKRILTAKNVPYIVAAPLLIQDIYSWTRQGIGGLQSVVLYALPELDGAIDTVPLGGLVGENIYLVPERVQRLIGRVKSWVALRQKPASQRKIAIILYGFPPGYGAVGTAALLNVPRSLLKFLSALKDQGYTVGDLPEDGEELIRWVKEADENLNDPNNIPASVNVRTLEKWLGYLQTSRIEKQWKSLIGTGIKTYGDEFQIGGVNSGNVWIGVQPPLGIQGDPMRLMFERDLTPHPQYAAYYKWLQNDFQADAIVHFGMHGTVEWLPGSPLGNTGYSWSDILLGDLPNLYIYAANNPSESILAKRRGYGVLISHNVPPYGRAGLYKELMSLRDLISEYREDPQKNYVLKEGICKKIVDTGLDADCPFEDAKKLGISFTPENMRMFSGHAFDHYLVELYEYLQVLENRLFSSGLHTLGERPNEEELGSYLEAYFGEEEEINEPQRRKERKEEREEEGRLIRDLLMQSTDELTNLLRGLNGEYIPPAPGGDLLRDGVGVLPTGRNIHALDPYRMPSPAAYERGREIAQKIIAQHLEEYGKYPETVAVMLWGLDAIKTKGESLGILLELVGAEPVKEGTGRIVRYELKPLAEVGHPRIDVLGNLSGIFRDSFVNIIELLDDLFQRAADVDEPEDQNFIRKHALVLKAQGVENASARLFSNPAGDFGSLVNDKVVDGNWESGEELGNTWQSRNVFSYGREDKGQARPEVLNALLKTSDRIVQEIDSVEYGLTDIQEYYANTGGLKKAAEKQRGGKVTTSFVESFSKDTTPRNLDDLLRMEYRSKLVNPKWAEAMANQGSGGAFEISQRMTALIGWGGTADFTDDWVYDQAADTYALDKEMAEKLRKANPEAFRNILARMLEAHGRGFWQADSEKLDKLRQLYELTDEELEGVTV; encoded by the coding sequence ATGAAACGCATCGTCTTGATTGCTGGATTTGAATCGTTTAACGCTGACTTGTACAGAAAAGCGGCTTTTTTGGCTAACTCTCGCTGTCCCCAGTTGGATATTCGGGTATTTAGCGATCGCGATCTTACCAGCAAACGCCTGGAAGTAGAAGCAGCACTCGATGGCGCGGATGTGTTTTTCGGCAGCTTACTATTTGATTATGACCAGGTTGTGTGGTTGCGCGATCGCATTGCCCAAATTCCCATCCGCCTGGTGTTTGAATCAGCCTTGGAATTGATGAGTTTAACCAAGCTGGGTGATTTTGCCATTGGCGATAAACCCAAAGGAATGCCCAAACCAGTTAAATTCATCCTCGACAAATTTAGCAACGGGCGGGAAGAAGACAAACTCGCCGGTTACATCAGCTTCTTAAAAATCGGCCCGAAACTCCTCAAATACGTACCAGTACAAAAAGTCCAAGACTTACGCAACTGGTTAATTATCTATGGTTACTGGAATGCCGGCGGTTCAGAAAACGTCGCTTCATTATTCTGGACACTGGCAGAAAAATACTTGGGTTTAAAAGTCGGCGACATTCCCCCGCCAGTAGAAACTCCGAATATGGGATTACTCCATCCCGATTATCCAGGGTTTTTTGTATCGCCCCGCGAATATTTGGAATGGTATAAAACGTATTTTAAAGACGCGATGAATCGCGTCTCTACAAAACCGATTATTGGAATTTTACTTTATCGTAAACACGTCATCACGAAACAACCTTACATTCCGCAATTGATTCGGCGTTTTGAAGCAGCCGGCTTAATTCCTTTGCCGATTTTCATCAACGGCGTGGAAGGACATGTGGCGGTACGAGATTGGATGACAACGGACTACGAAATTGGGCAGCGACAACTAGGTAATATCCAGACTCCCTCACTTTCTAGTGAAGCAGTGAAGGTAGATGCGATCGTTTCTACAATCGGTTTTCCTCTGGTGGGTGGCCCGGCTGGTTCAATGGAAGCAGGGCGTCAGGTAGAAGTAGCAAAGCGCATCCTGACTGCGAAGAATGTACCTTATATTGTTGCTGCACCACTATTAATTCAAGATATTTACTCCTGGACACGCCAAGGTATCGGCGGTTTGCAAAGTGTCGTATTGTATGCTTTGCCAGAACTCGATGGCGCTATTGATACGGTTCCTCTTGGTGGTTTAGTGGGCGAAAATATTTATCTGGTTCCCGAACGGGTGCAGCGATTAATTGGTAGGGTGAAAAGCTGGGTGGCTTTGCGACAAAAACCTGCATCGCAACGCAAGATTGCGATTATTTTATATGGCTTTCCCCCAGGTTATGGTGCTGTGGGGACAGCTGCATTATTAAATGTCCCGCGTAGTCTTTTGAAGTTTCTTTCTGCACTCAAAGACCAAGGTTACACCGTCGGAGATTTACCGGAAGATGGGGAAGAATTGATTCGCTGGGTGAAAGAAGCAGATGAAAATTTAAATGACCCAAATAATATCCCCGCGTCCGTCAACGTCCGCACATTAGAAAAATGGCTGGGATATCTGCAAACATCTCGCATTGAAAAACAATGGAAGTCTCTCATAGGGACTGGTATTAAAACCTATGGCGATGAATTCCAAATTGGTGGTGTAAATTCAGGCAATGTGTGGATAGGTGTACAACCACCTTTGGGAATACAAGGCGACCCCATGCGCTTAATGTTTGAACGGGATTTAACGCCCCATCCCCAATATGCTGCTTACTATAAATGGCTGCAAAATGATTTTCAAGCTGATGCCATAGTTCACTTTGGAATGCATGGTACGGTGGAATGGTTGCCCGGTTCTCCTTTGGGTAATACGGGTTATTCTTGGTCGGATATTCTGTTAGGAGATTTGCCTAATCTATATATATATGCGGCCAATAATCCTTCGGAGTCGATTTTGGCAAAACGTCGCGGTTATGGTGTGTTGATTTCTCACAATGTACCGCCTTATGGACGGGCGGGTTTATATAAGGAATTAATGTCATTGCGGGATTTAATTTCGGAGTATCGGGAAGATCCACAAAAGAATTATGTGCTGAAGGAAGGAATTTGTAAAAAAATTGTGGACACGGGTTTGGATGCAGATTGTCCGTTTGAGGATGCGAAAAAGTTGGGTATTTCGTTTACTCCGGAAAATATGCGGATGTTTAGCGGTCATGCTTTTGATCATTATTTGGTGGAGTTGTATGAGTATTTGCAAGTTTTAGAAAATCGGTTGTTTTCTTCGGGGTTGCATACGTTGGGGGAAAGGCCGAATGAGGAGGAGTTGGGGTCGTATTTGGAGGCTTATTTTGGGGAGGAGGAAGAAATAAACGAACCGCAAAGGCGCAAAGAACGCAAAGAAGAAAGAGAGGAAGAGGGAAGATTAATAAGGGATTTGTTGATGCAATCTACTGATGAGTTAACGAATTTGTTAAGGGGGTTGAATGGGGAATATATTCCGCCTGCGCCTGGTGGTGATTTGTTGCGGGATGGGGTTGGTGTGTTGCCAACTGGGAGGAATATTCATGCTTTAGATCCTTATAGGATGCCTTCACCTGCTGCTTATGAACGGGGACGAGAAATTGCTCAAAAAATTATTGCCCAGCATTTGGAAGAATATGGTAAATATCCCGAAACTGTGGCGGTGATGTTATGGGGATTGGATGCGATTAAAACTAAGGGTGAATCTTTGGGGATTCTTTTGGAATTGGTGGGGGCTGAACCTGTTAAGGAAGGAACTGGGCGAATTGTTCGTTATGAATTAAAACCTTTGGCTGAGGTTGGACATCCCCGCATTGATGTGTTGGGAAATTTATCGGGAATTTTCCGCGATAGTTTTGTGAATATCATTGAATTGTTGGATGATTTGTTTCAACGGGCGGCTGATGTTGATGAACCGGAAGATCAAAATTTTATTAGAAAACACGCTTTAGTTTTGAAAGCCCAAGGTGTAGAAAATGCATCGGCGAGATTGTTTTCTAATCCGGCGGGTGATTTTGGTTCTTTGGTAAATGATAAAGTGGTTGATGGTAATTGGGAATCTGGTGAGGAGTTAGGGAATACTTGGCAAAGTCGCAATGTTTTTAGCTATGGTAGAGAAGATAAAGGTCAAGCTAGACCGGAAGTTTTGAATGCGTTATTAAAAACTAGCGATCGCATTGTACAAGAAATCGATTCGGTAGAATATGGTTTAACCGATATTCAGGAATATTACGCTAATACCGGCGGTTTGAAAAAGGCAGCAGAAAAACAACGCGGTGGTAAAGTTACAACCAGTTTTGTGGAAAGTTTCTCGAAAGATACTACACCCCGCAATTTAGATGATTTACTCAGAATGGAATATCGCAGCAAATTAGTAAATCCAAAATGGGCTGAAGCAATGGCGAATCAAGGTTCGGGTGGTGCTTTTGAAATTTCCCAACGCATGACGGCATTAATTGGTTGGGGCGGTACTGCCGATTTTACCGATGATTGGGTTTACGATCAAGCGGCTGATACTTATGCTTTAGATAAAGAAATGGCGGAGAAATTACGCAAGGCAAATCCTGAAGCTTTCCGCAATATTTTAGCTAGAATGTTGGAGGCACATGGGCGCGGTTTCTGGCAAGCTGATAGTGAGAAGTTAGATAAATTGCGTCAATTGTATGAGTTGACAGATGAAGAGTTAGAGGGTGTGACAGTTTAG
- a CDS encoding N-acetylmuramoyl-L-alanine amidase, giving the protein MKYGIDSGHNCPPDTGARGIKVEDNLTLDVGNRVITKLRALGHEVVVCKPSSASTVRESLSKRCATANASRVDVFVSIHFNAFNRQANGTEVFATSENGRKIAKPVLDEIVKLGFFNRGVKSGSHLFVLKNTDMPAILVECCFIDSAKDMNLFNAETMANAIVKGLTGKLPSSPVNPIPDEEDNIDTTIKRLQQALNRLKITDKNGKTLVEDGINGANTKSATEKFQTIIGVQTTGIADATTWNAINVILAKRIIRPNHAGGAVVRYLQYRIGVEVDGVYGPQTETAIKNFQRQNGLEDDGIVGPASWQKLIG; this is encoded by the coding sequence ATGAAATATGGAATTGATAGCGGTCACAATTGTCCACCAGACACCGGAGCTAGAGGAATCAAAGTTGAGGATAATTTAACTTTAGATGTCGGTAATAGAGTTATAACCAAGTTAAGAGCTTTAGGACATGAAGTCGTAGTATGTAAACCAAGTAGTGCGAGTACAGTACGTGAATCACTTTCAAAACGATGTGCTACAGCTAATGCAAGTAGAGTAGATGTTTTTGTCTCGATTCATTTTAATGCCTTTAACCGGCAAGCTAATGGCACAGAAGTATTTGCAACTAGCGAGAATGGGAGAAAAATTGCAAAACCTGTATTAGATGAAATCGTCAAATTAGGATTTTTTAATCGCGGTGTTAAGAGTGGTTCCCACTTGTTTGTCCTGAAGAATACAGATATGCCTGCGATTCTTGTAGAATGTTGCTTCATTGATTCGGCAAAAGATATGAATCTTTTCAATGCCGAGACAATGGCAAATGCGATCGTTAAAGGCTTAACTGGTAAACTGCCAAGCAGCCCAGTTAACCCAATACCAGACGAAGAAGACAATATAGATACCACTATTAAGAGACTGCAACAAGCCCTAAATCGACTAAAAATAACTGATAAAAATGGTAAGACGTTAGTGGAAGATGGTATAAACGGGGCTAATACAAAATCTGCCACAGAAAAATTTCAGACTATTATCGGGGTGCAGACGACTGGAATTGCTGATGCAACTACATGGAATGCCATAAATGTAATTTTGGCAAAACGAATTATCCGGCCAAACCATGCTGGGGGTGCAGTTGTCAGATACTTGCAATATCGTATAGGTGTTGAAGTTGATGGCGTTTACGGCCCGCAAACCGAGACTGCAATCAAGAACTTTCAAAGGCAAAATGGCTTAGAAGACGACGGGATTGTTGGGCCTGCTAGCTGGCAGAAATTAATTGGTTAG
- a CDS encoding NF041680 family putative transposase translates to MKSALLKEFRQAAYSYLGRAHDATFELMDAILLTRNAYSLADLSLSPVFRRKWPSIYEALQDSRPQRQKLMQLYIKQMPQQGRPLLAGDHTAWSRPDAVTLIERTIEHTSVTITGNKPITVGQGYSTIAWIPEDSGSWALPLRHERITSWENPIQKATWQLQQVCEHLPTRPITVWDSEYGCAPFVLKTTNIKADILVRLRSNLCLWGAPPPYSGKGRPRKHGDKFKLNDPSTWSEANESIEVNHPKLGRVKVSLWKNLHFRQTATRPMSLIRVERLDAEGNLRISKPLWLAWVGEEMLPLSQVWQLYLRRFTVDHWYRFLKQRLHWTLPKLSSPKQSEHWSDLMPLMTWELWLARDIVADNPLPWQKSLDNLTPGRVAQAMGSIFAVIGTPARSPKPRGKSPGWKPGKPRQRRIRYPIVKKTTTKPRKKHPESA, encoded by the coding sequence ATGAAAAGTGCCTTACTAAAAGAATTTCGTCAAGCAGCGTACAGCTATTTAGGTAGAGCGCATGATGCAACTTTTGAACTGATGGATGCAATATTACTGACGCGGAATGCCTACAGTTTGGCAGATTTATCGCTATCGCCAGTATTTAGAAGAAAGTGGCCAAGTATTTATGAAGCGTTACAAGATAGCAGACCACAGCGACAAAAATTGATGCAGTTATACATCAAACAGATGCCACAACAGGGTCGTCCGTTGTTGGCAGGCGACCACACTGCCTGGTCGCGCCCGGATGCGGTAACTCTTATTGAGAGGACAATTGAACACACCAGTGTTACCATAACCGGAAACAAACCAATTACCGTTGGTCAGGGATATAGTACCATTGCTTGGATACCAGAGGATTCTGGCAGTTGGGCGTTACCGTTGAGGCATGAGCGAATTACCAGTTGGGAAAATCCGATACAAAAGGCAACGTGGCAATTACAGCAAGTGTGTGAACATTTACCAACTAGACCAATTACAGTTTGGGATAGTGAGTATGGCTGCGCCCCTTTTGTGTTGAAGACGACTAATATCAAAGCGGACATTCTGGTACGTTTGCGTTCAAATCTTTGTTTATGGGGCGCACCACCACCATATTCTGGTAAAGGGCGACCCAGGAAACATGGTGATAAATTTAAACTCAATGATCCTTCTACATGGAGTGAAGCCAATGAGAGTATAGAAGTCAACCATCCTAAACTGGGACGGGTGAAGGTGAGCTTGTGGAAAAATTTACACTTTCGTCAAACGGCGACACGCCCAATGTCGCTGATTCGAGTTGAGCGTCTAGATGCAGAAGGCAACCTACGTATATCAAAACCTTTGTGGTTGGCTTGGGTAGGAGAGGAAATGCTTCCACTATCTCAAGTTTGGCAACTCTACCTCCGACGTTTTACTGTTGACCACTGGTATCGTTTTTTGAAGCAACGCTTGCACTGGACATTGCCTAAGTTGAGTAGTCCCAAGCAATCTGAGCATTGGAGTGACCTCATGCCTCTGATGACTTGGGAATTGTGGTTGGCTCGTGATATCGTTGCTGATAACCCTTTACCTTGGCAAAAATCATTAGACAATTTGACTCCTGGGAGAGTTGCTCAAGCGATGGGGAGTATTTTTGCGGTGATTGGTACTCCTGCCCGTTCGCCTAAACCTCGCGGAAAGTCTCCAGGCTGGAAACCAGGAAAACCACGACAACGTAGAATTCGCTATCCGATAGTCAAAAAAACTACAACTAAGCCTCGCAAAAAGCATCCAGAATCTGCTTAG
- a CDS encoding dihydroorotate dehydrogenase-like protein: protein MDLTTTYMGLKLRSPLVPSASPLSEDIDNIQRMEDAGAAAVVMHSLFEEQLRRESYELHHHLTQGTESFFEALTYFPDSVSFRVGPETYLEHIYKAKQKVSIPIIASLNGSSVGGWTNYAKQIQQAKADALELNIYYVPTDIELTSNEIEQTYIDILRAVKAVVTIPVAVKLSPYFTNMANMAKRLDKAGADALVLFNRFYQPDINLNLLEVEPNVLLSTPQSMRLPLRWIAILYGQIHADLAATSGIHRGDDALKMLMAGAKITMLCSVLLRHGINQIRVIEQEIREWMQKHEYESVRQMQGSMSQKHCPNPSAFERAQYMRSLATYKPEWKATHDTSYYFG, encoded by the coding sequence ATGGATCTTACTACAACTTATATGGGGCTGAAACTGCGATCGCCTCTTGTTCCCTCTGCATCCCCTCTGTCTGAGGATATTGATAATATCCAGCGCATGGAAGATGCTGGTGCAGCAGCGGTAGTCATGCATTCACTATTTGAGGAACAGTTGCGCCGAGAAAGTTATGAACTTCACCATCACCTGACTCAAGGAACTGAAAGTTTTTTTGAAGCCTTAACTTATTTTCCTGATTCAGTAAGCTTTCGGGTAGGGCCAGAAACTTATTTAGAGCATATTTATAAAGCCAAGCAAAAAGTTAGCATTCCAATTATTGCCAGTCTCAATGGCTCATCTGTTGGTGGATGGACAAACTATGCCAAACAAATTCAGCAAGCAAAAGCAGACGCATTGGAATTAAATATTTACTATGTGCCTACCGATATCGAGCTAACAAGTAATGAAATTGAACAGACTTATATTGATATTCTTCGTGCAGTCAAAGCAGTGGTAACTATCCCCGTAGCAGTCAAACTTAGCCCATATTTCACCAATATGGCAAATATGGCAAAACGTTTGGATAAAGCCGGGGCTGATGCTTTAGTTTTGTTTAACCGTTTTTATCAACCGGATATTAATCTCAATCTTCTGGAAGTTGAACCCAATGTGCTATTGAGTACACCACAATCGATGCGCTTACCTCTGCGATGGATTGCAATTCTCTATGGGCAAATTCATGCCGATTTGGCCGCAACGAGCGGTATTCATAGAGGCGATGATGCATTAAAAATGCTCATGGCTGGTGCTAAAATTACCATGCTTTGCTCGGTATTGCTGCGACATGGAATCAATCAAATTCGAGTTATTGAGCAGGAAATACGCGAATGGATGCAAAAACACGAATATGAATCAGTACGACAAATGCAAGGGAGTATGAGTCAAAAACATTGTCCAAATCCCAGCGCTTTTGAACGTGCCCAATATATGCGCTCTCTTGCAACCTATAAACCTGAATGGAAAGCCACTCACGACACATCGTATTACTTTGGCTAA